The Iamia majanohamensis genome window below encodes:
- a CDS encoding non-heme iron oxygenase ferredoxin subunit: MPADRLVRALEHATALDRPADAVAGAVGSWLGPGRVKDLLSGTWFGHAVHPALVAVPIGAWITASWLDAFGGPDSRPAARTAVGFGTLAAVPAVLTGGSDWAEVDGAERRVGFVHALANSAAVGLYAGSWQARRRGRHAVGVGLALAGAGLAGAGGWLGGHLTYAAGVGVDTTAFLSGPSEWTEVAAESDLGEDEPTAVQVGEVPLVLVRRGGVVHAVNDRCTHRGAPLHEGPVVGDCLECPWHGSRFGLAGGEVRRGPATRPQPVFEVAVDGGRVLVRRTDEQRALRLNPVASGGA; the protein is encoded by the coding sequence ATGCCCGCAGACCGACTCGTCCGCGCCCTCGAGCACGCCACCGCCCTCGACCGGCCGGCGGACGCCGTGGCCGGTGCCGTCGGGTCCTGGTTGGGTCCCGGACGGGTCAAGGACCTCCTGTCGGGCACCTGGTTCGGCCACGCCGTGCACCCCGCCCTCGTCGCGGTGCCCATCGGGGCCTGGATCACCGCCAGCTGGCTCGACGCCTTCGGGGGTCCCGACAGCCGTCCGGCGGCGCGCACCGCCGTCGGTTTTGGCACCCTGGCCGCCGTCCCCGCCGTGCTGACCGGCGGCTCGGACTGGGCCGAGGTCGACGGGGCCGAGCGCCGGGTGGGGTTCGTCCACGCCCTCGCCAACAGCGCGGCCGTCGGCCTCTACGCCGGCTCGTGGCAGGCGCGCCGACGCGGCCGTCACGCCGTCGGGGTCGGGTTGGCCCTGGCGGGGGCGGGTCTCGCCGGTGCGGGCGGGTGGCTCGGTGGCCACCTGACCTACGCCGCCGGCGTCGGCGTCGACACCACCGCCTTCCTCTCCGGGCCCTCCGAGTGGACCGAGGTCGCGGCCGAGTCCGACCTCGGCGAGGACGAGCCCACCGCGGTCCAGGTCGGCGAGGTCCCCCTGGTGCTGGTGCGGCGCGGGGGCGTGGTGCATGCGGTGAACGATCGCTGCACCCACCGCGGGGCGCCCCTGCACGAGGGGCCGGTCGTCGGCGACTGCCTCGAGTGCCCGTGGCACGGCAGCCGCTTCGGCCTGGCCGGCGGCGAGGTGCGGCGGGGCCCGGCCACCCGCCCGCAACCGGTGTTCGAGGTGGCGGTCGACGGCGGCCGGGTCCTCGTGCGGCGCACGGACGAGCAGCGGGCGCTGCGCCTCAACCCGGTCGCCAGCGGCGGCGCCTGA
- a CDS encoding pyridoxamine 5'-phosphate oxidase family protein — protein sequence MALDPGALPEEVTAFLAERHLGTLTTLRPDGSPHVVAIGFTWDPDARLVRVISFAPSKKARNLVAAPGSRAAVCQVDGGRWLTLEGPAEVTDDPGRVAEAVRRYAGRYRQPGERDDRVAIEIRVDRVLGRG from the coding sequence ATGGCCCTCGACCCCGGCGCCCTGCCCGAGGAGGTCACCGCCTTCCTGGCCGAGCGCCACCTCGGCACCCTCACCACGCTGCGGCCCGACGGCTCGCCCCACGTCGTGGCCATCGGGTTCACCTGGGACCCCGACGCCCGGCTGGTGCGGGTCATCTCCTTCGCCCCCAGCAAGAAGGCGCGCAACCTGGTCGCCGCCCCCGGGAGCCGGGCGGCCGTGTGCCAGGTCGACGGCGGGCGGTGGCTCACCCTGGAGGGCCCTGCGGAGGTCACCGACGACCCCGGCCGGGTGGCCGAGGCGGTCCGTCGCTACGCCGGGCGCTACCGCCAGCCGGGCGAGCGGGACGACCGGGTGGCCATCGAGATCCGGGTCGACCGGGTGCTGGGCCGGGGCTGA
- a CDS encoding ABC transporter permease, translating to MLRVALKNLAAHKLRTLFTAVAVALGVAFMAGTFVLTDTVSSSFDTIFTDAFEGLDAQVRGETAFESSAFDGGEARPDLDLAVVDDVRAIDGVDVAEPVVQSIGSVLDKEGEPLNSTGAPSFGANWTGVPAIDVFTVEDGRAPEGPTEAVVDQLTADAGDYAVGDTVGVQTINGLAELDLVGIVTYGDTGNLGGASFVLMDTPAAIDTFSLGGQIQSVAVIGDEGLTQTELVDRIEPQLPDGTEVITADEAAQEAQDQIGAFVGTIRTFLTVFALIALAAGSFLIYNTFAIIIGQRVKELALLRAMGAARGQVLRSVVLEAGAIGLIASVLGLVGGVALAVLLQSVLATTGLGEAGTAPVISPRTIVVSLVVGVVVSVLCSLVPALRASRVPPVAAMRDVATDDAERSVVRLVIGIAAALVGVLLLVTGAQATGNGAIVQTGLGTVVLFAGAVVLGPYLVPPMAGALGLPLRLFGVAGTLGRDNARRNPKRSAGTASALMLSVTLITFIAVFFLSFGSSINAAVDEDFRGDLEVVGGGFGFPSLGPSLVQDLAEKPEVAAVSGVQRGNVELEGTSRPVYGVRFDGLTEIFDLGEVEGDIDALGPGQIAVDRATAELGLWGIGTALDVTYPNGVTGTLEVGAIYESGSIIAQNSDGHYLVSDQVFQEQFPGVGQLLNRVDVTAAEGVDVEELRPIVQQAAEAFPAAEVRDVGEIKEENNRQLAFSLAIFLALLFLALVIGALGVAITVALSVFERTREIGLLRAVGGTRKQLGGSITGESIIITLLGTVLGLVIGVAGGVAIMSAQRDTLDTLRINVSPVFVVGVLIMAVVIGILASAIPAFRATRLDVLEAVTVE from the coding sequence GTGCTGCGGGTCGCGCTCAAGAACCTGGCCGCGCACAAGCTGCGGACCCTGTTCACCGCGGTCGCGGTGGCCCTGGGCGTGGCCTTCATGGCCGGCACCTTCGTGCTCACCGACACGGTGTCGTCGTCATTCGACACGATCTTCACCGACGCCTTCGAGGGCCTCGACGCCCAGGTCCGGGGCGAGACCGCGTTCGAGTCGAGCGCCTTCGACGGCGGCGAGGCGCGGCCCGACCTCGACCTCGCGGTGGTCGACGACGTGCGGGCCATCGACGGCGTGGACGTGGCCGAGCCCGTGGTCCAGAGCATCGGCTCGGTGCTCGACAAGGAGGGCGAGCCCCTCAACAGCACCGGCGCGCCCTCCTTCGGGGCCAACTGGACCGGGGTGCCGGCCATCGACGTGTTCACGGTGGAGGACGGCCGGGCCCCCGAGGGCCCGACCGAGGCGGTGGTCGACCAGCTCACCGCCGACGCCGGCGACTACGCGGTGGGCGACACCGTCGGGGTGCAGACCATCAACGGCCTGGCCGAGCTCGACCTGGTCGGCATCGTCACCTACGGCGACACCGGCAACCTGGGCGGCGCCAGCTTCGTCCTCATGGACACCCCGGCCGCCATCGACACCTTCTCGCTGGGCGGCCAGATCCAGTCCGTGGCCGTCATCGGCGACGAGGGCCTGACCCAGACCGAGCTGGTCGACCGCATCGAGCCGCAGCTGCCCGACGGCACCGAGGTCATCACCGCGGACGAGGCGGCCCAGGAGGCCCAGGACCAGATCGGGGCCTTCGTGGGCACGATCCGCACCTTCCTCACCGTCTTCGCCCTCATCGCCCTGGCCGCGGGGTCGTTCCTCATCTACAACACCTTCGCCATCATCATCGGGCAGCGGGTGAAGGAGCTGGCCCTCCTGCGGGCGATGGGCGCGGCGCGCGGCCAGGTGCTGCGGTCGGTGGTGCTCGAGGCCGGGGCCATCGGGCTCATCGCCTCGGTGCTGGGCCTGGTGGGCGGCGTCGCCCTGGCCGTGCTGCTCCAGTCGGTCCTGGCCACCACCGGCCTGGGCGAGGCCGGCACCGCGCCGGTCATCTCCCCCCGGACCATCGTGGTCAGCCTGGTGGTCGGGGTGGTCGTCTCGGTGCTGTGCAGCCTGGTGCCCGCCCTGCGGGCCAGCCGGGTGCCCCCCGTGGCCGCCATGCGCGACGTGGCCACCGACGACGCCGAGCGCTCCGTGGTCCGCCTCGTCATCGGCATCGCCGCCGCCCTGGTCGGCGTGCTGCTGCTCGTCACCGGTGCCCAGGCCACGGGCAACGGCGCCATCGTCCAGACCGGGCTGGGCACCGTCGTGCTCTTCGCCGGCGCCGTCGTGCTCGGCCCCTACCTCGTGCCCCCCATGGCCGGTGCGCTCGGCCTGCCCCTCCGGCTCTTCGGCGTGGCCGGCACCCTCGGGCGCGACAACGCCCGGCGCAACCCCAAGCGCTCCGCCGGCACCGCCTCGGCGCTCATGCTCTCGGTCACCCTCATCACCTTCATCGCCGTGTTCTTCCTGTCCTTCGGCTCCAGCATCAACGCCGCGGTCGACGAGGACTTCAGGGGCGACCTCGAGGTCGTGGGCGGCGGGTTCGGCTTCCCCAGCCTGGGTCCCTCGCTGGTCCAGGACCTGGCCGAGAAGCCCGAGGTCGCCGCCGTCAGCGGCGTCCAGCGCGGCAACGTGGAGCTGGAGGGCACGTCCCGACCCGTCTACGGCGTGCGCTTCGACGGCCTGACCGAGATCTTCGACCTGGGCGAGGTGGAGGGCGACATCGACGCCCTCGGCCCCGGCCAGATCGCCGTCGACCGGGCCACCGCCGAGCTCGGGCTCTGGGGCATCGGCACCGCCCTCGACGTCACCTACCCGAACGGCGTGACCGGCACCCTCGAGGTCGGCGCCATCTACGAGTCGGGCAGCATCATCGCCCAGAACTCCGACGGCCACTACCTGGTGTCCGACCAGGTCTTCCAGGAGCAGTTCCCCGGCGTGGGCCAGCTCCTCAACCGCGTCGACGTCACCGCGGCCGAGGGGGTCGACGTCGAGGAGCTGCGCCCGATCGTGCAGCAGGCGGCCGAGGCCTTCCCTGCGGCCGAGGTGCGCGACGTCGGGGAGATCAAGGAGGAGAACAACCGCCAGCTGGCCTTCTCCCTGGCCATCTTCCTCGCCCTGCTGTTCCTCGCCCTCGTCATCGGCGCCCTGGGCGTGGCCATCACCGTGGCCCTGTCGGTGTTCGAGCGGACCCGGGAGATCGGCCTGCTGCGGGCGGTGGGCGGCACCCGCAAGCAGCTGGGCGGCTCGATCACCGGCGAGTCGATCATCATCACCCTGCTGGGCACCGTGCTGGGCCTCGTCATCGGCGTCGCCGGCGGCGTGGCCATCATGTCGGCCCAGCGCGACACCCTCGACACGCTGCGGATCAACGTGTCGCCCGTCTTCGTCGTCGGCGTGCTGATCATGGCCGTGGTGATCGGGATCCTGGCCTCGGCCATCCCCGCCTTCCGGGCGACCCGCCTCGACGTGCTGGAGGCGGTGACGGTCGAGTGA
- a CDS encoding ABC transporter ATP-binding protein — MSNAAPATAQKVVARAEKASKYYGRGDTAVWALAEVDVAIEGGRYTAVMGPSGSGKSTLMHCLAGLDSLSSGRVLIGDTDLSTLSDKELTLLRRTRVGFVFQAFNLIPTLTAAENITLPTTLGGGTTDQAWFDQVVETVGLGDRLKHRPSELSGGQQQRVAVARALAQRPDIVFADEPTGNLDSRASAEILGFMQAAVRDVGQTIVMVTHEPSAAAYADRVLFLADGRIVDEMEGPTEERVLDKLKSLGG; from the coding sequence ATGTCGAACGCTGCTCCCGCCACCGCCCAGAAGGTGGTCGCCCGGGCCGAGAAGGCCAGCAAGTACTACGGCCGCGGCGACACCGCGGTGTGGGCGCTGGCCGAGGTCGACGTGGCCATCGAGGGCGGCCGCTACACCGCGGTCATGGGCCCGTCGGGCTCGGGCAAGTCGACCCTCATGCACTGCCTGGCCGGCCTCGACTCGCTCAGCTCGGGGCGGGTGCTCATCGGCGACACCGACCTGTCCACGCTGTCGGACAAGGAGCTCACCCTCCTGCGTCGCACCCGGGTCGGGTTCGTGTTCCAGGCCTTCAACCTCATCCCCACCCTCACCGCGGCGGAGAACATCACCCTGCCCACGACCCTCGGGGGCGGCACCACTGACCAGGCCTGGTTCGACCAGGTCGTCGAGACCGTCGGCCTCGGCGACCGCCTGAAGCACCGGCCCAGCGAGCTGTCCGGCGGCCAGCAGCAGCGGGTGGCCGTGGCCCGGGCCCTGGCCCAGCGGCCCGACATCGTCTTCGCCGACGAGCCCACCGGCAACCTCGACTCCCGGGCCAGCGCCGAGATCCTGGGGTTCATGCAGGCCGCCGTGCGCGACGTGGGCCAGACCATCGTGATGGTCACCCACGAGCCGTCGGCCGCGGCCTACGCCGACCGCGTCCTGTTCCTCGCCGACGGGCGGATCGTCGACGAGATGGAGGGCCCGACCGAGGAGCGGGTCCTCGACAAGCTGAAGTCCCTCGGGGGCTGA
- a CDS encoding adenylate/guanylate cyclase domain-containing protein — protein MICSQCRGEIPAGARFCPSCGHATSSPDDERRVVTVLFADIVGFTTLSETLDPERVKRMVDSWFERLVADITEFGGRVDKIVGDGILALFGAPVAHEDDAERAVRAALRMQQTLADMAERATAGPGPRVQMRIGVNTGEVLVGAMRADGVITAMGDVVNTASRLQTAARPGEVLVGPTTHALTLHAIASERRGLLTARGRDAPVEAWSAVRALLPPGQRPDRDQVPLVGRTRELGLIDAAVAAALGHQRAFLGVIVGDTGVGKSRLVREAAQRIGGGAEVARLEGRCVPYGEANVWWPLAEALQTLCDVEPDDELPRVRDAVWARVAAALGDDAPERELDRVTDGLLVLMGHDAALGRRDPAAAREEVVDSFATFLEGHLRRRPVVLQLSDIHWADDDLLRLVEVLLTRLARCPLVVLATARQAVREHWNPPPGRHDVLVVNLDPLDAGPAGELLVALHGGEVTPAVRADLLARSGGNPFFMEELVALMDSSEPGAGPPRLPDTLRGIVTARLDALTPGERDVLTDAAVIGRRGPVSALREMAAEMGRDVDVDEVVATLAANELLDVEDRHWEFRSEMAREVAYATLTKAVRTKRHAGIAAWLEARALDGVDLDVTASGAADRLAGLADLDDSTVNRIAHHWAAAAELTAEMGEAPRQGDRSAERAVVWLAASARRAQRRDLLPAAERAYGRALALAGPQPVARRARLLVSRSRVRSDAWDLVGAREDAEAALAGAASDGDRSIEAAAVLRLGDIDQRSGDTSAAIARLRHAADRFETEGDERGRGEALRLLGMAQMFGGHLEEAAASVDEAGAAFARAGDRSGQGWAQQNRAWVAMLAGDLDATEDCVGRAVALFAGVDDTVGRAWSMGLLAFVRFAQGRREEAETLATAILEEAQASGDRWAVAMMRGLVGSLRLWSGQVAEALEETAQASQIFRDLGDPWGLAVSLATHGRALAMSGQVDEGFAAIASSDHRHEAGERPSDVVTMATLALAVQVGEPDRAGATVEGDAPRAGGTMGQTEGDVTYALAQLQCGRVVDVPDAGDRAYGLAASALVAAAAGRADEARERADAVEGCPEATYLDRALAQVAAAMTEVGAGDLEGAVAHLDRADALVGTTDDLVGRAMVALARAVAAEVGGAASAVQDRSAAAIAVARLGLTSEGWETAFSLAAGSRPHATVD, from the coding sequence GTGATCTGCTCCCAGTGCCGTGGCGAGATCCCTGCGGGGGCCCGGTTCTGCCCGTCGTGCGGCCACGCCACCTCGTCACCCGACGACGAGCGCCGCGTGGTCACCGTCCTGTTCGCCGACATCGTCGGGTTCACCACCCTGTCCGAGACGCTCGACCCCGAGCGGGTCAAGCGCATGGTCGACTCCTGGTTCGAGCGCCTCGTCGCCGACATCACCGAGTTCGGCGGCCGGGTCGACAAGATCGTCGGCGACGGCATCCTCGCCCTCTTCGGCGCCCCCGTGGCCCACGAGGACGACGCCGAGCGGGCCGTGCGGGCCGCCCTCCGCATGCAGCAGACCCTCGCCGACATGGCCGAGCGGGCCACCGCCGGCCCCGGGCCCCGGGTGCAGATGCGCATCGGGGTCAACACCGGCGAGGTGCTGGTGGGGGCCATGCGGGCCGACGGGGTCATCACCGCCATGGGCGACGTGGTCAACACCGCGTCGCGCCTGCAGACCGCGGCCCGCCCGGGCGAGGTGCTGGTGGGCCCGACCACCCACGCCCTCACCCTCCACGCCATCGCCTCCGAGCGCCGGGGGCTGCTCACCGCCCGGGGTCGCGACGCGCCGGTCGAGGCCTGGTCGGCCGTGCGGGCCCTGCTGCCCCCGGGCCAGCGCCCCGACCGCGACCAGGTCCCGCTGGTGGGCCGGACCCGCGAGCTCGGCCTCATCGACGCCGCCGTGGCCGCCGCCCTCGGCCACCAGCGGGCCTTCCTCGGCGTCATCGTGGGCGACACCGGCGTGGGCAAGAGCCGCCTGGTGCGGGAGGCGGCCCAGCGCATCGGCGGCGGCGCTGAGGTGGCCCGGCTCGAGGGGCGGTGCGTCCCCTACGGCGAGGCCAACGTGTGGTGGCCGCTGGCCGAGGCCCTCCAGACCCTCTGCGACGTGGAGCCCGACGACGAGCTGCCCCGGGTGCGGGACGCGGTGTGGGCCCGGGTGGCCGCCGCCCTGGGCGACGACGCCCCCGAGCGCGAGCTCGACCGGGTCACCGACGGGCTCCTCGTCCTCATGGGCCACGACGCCGCGCTGGGCCGGCGCGACCCGGCCGCCGCCCGCGAGGAGGTGGTGGACTCCTTCGCCACGTTCCTCGAGGGCCACCTGCGGCGCCGGCCGGTCGTCCTCCAGCTGTCCGACATCCACTGGGCCGACGACGACCTCCTCCGCCTCGTCGAGGTGCTGCTCACCCGGTTGGCCCGCTGCCCCCTCGTGGTCCTGGCCACGGCCCGCCAGGCCGTGCGGGAGCACTGGAACCCCCCGCCGGGGCGCCACGACGTGCTGGTCGTCAACCTGGACCCGCTCGACGCCGGCCCCGCCGGCGAGCTGCTGGTCGCCCTCCACGGCGGCGAGGTCACCCCTGCGGTGCGCGCCGACCTGCTGGCCCGCAGCGGCGGCAACCCCTTCTTCATGGAGGAGCTGGTCGCCCTCATGGACTCCTCGGAGCCGGGCGCCGGGCCGCCCCGCCTGCCCGACACGCTGCGGGGCATCGTGACCGCCCGCCTCGACGCCCTGACCCCCGGTGAGCGCGACGTGCTCACCGACGCCGCCGTCATCGGTCGCCGCGGCCCGGTGTCGGCCCTGCGGGAGATGGCGGCGGAGATGGGCCGCGACGTCGACGTGGACGAGGTGGTGGCCACCCTCGCGGCCAACGAGCTGCTCGACGTCGAGGACCGGCACTGGGAGTTCCGGTCCGAGATGGCCCGCGAGGTGGCCTACGCCACCCTCACCAAGGCGGTGCGCACCAAGCGCCACGCCGGCATCGCCGCGTGGCTCGAGGCCCGCGCCCTCGACGGCGTCGACCTCGACGTCACCGCCAGCGGCGCGGCCGACCGCCTGGCCGGGCTGGCCGACCTCGACGACTCGACCGTGAACCGCATCGCCCACCACTGGGCCGCGGCGGCCGAGCTCACCGCGGAGATGGGCGAGGCCCCGCGCCAGGGCGACCGCAGCGCGGAGCGGGCCGTGGTGTGGCTGGCCGCCTCCGCCCGCCGGGCCCAGCGGCGCGACCTGCTCCCCGCGGCCGAGCGCGCCTACGGCCGGGCCCTGGCCCTGGCCGGGCCCCAGCCGGTGGCCCGCCGGGCCCGCCTGCTGGTGAGCCGTTCCCGGGTGCGCTCCGACGCGTGGGACCTGGTCGGGGCCCGGGAGGACGCCGAGGCCGCCCTCGCCGGCGCCGCCAGCGACGGCGACCGCAGCATCGAGGCCGCCGCCGTGCTCCGCCTGGGCGACATCGACCAGCGCTCGGGGGACACCTCGGCGGCCATCGCCCGCCTGCGCCACGCGGCCGACCGCTTCGAGACCGAGGGCGACGAGCGGGGGCGGGGCGAGGCCCTCCGCCTGCTCGGCATGGCCCAGATGTTCGGCGGCCACCTGGAGGAGGCGGCCGCGTCGGTGGACGAGGCCGGTGCCGCCTTCGCCCGGGCCGGCGACCGCTCGGGCCAGGGCTGGGCCCAGCAGAACCGGGCGTGGGTGGCCATGCTCGCCGGCGACCTCGACGCCACCGAGGACTGCGTGGGCCGGGCCGTCGCCCTCTTCGCCGGCGTCGACGACACCGTGGGCCGGGCCTGGTCGATGGGTCTGCTCGCCTTCGTGCGCTTCGCCCAGGGGCGCCGGGAGGAGGCCGAGACCCTGGCCACCGCGATCCTGGAGGAGGCCCAGGCCTCGGGCGACCGCTGGGCCGTGGCCATGATGCGCGGCCTGGTGGGGAGCCTGCGGCTGTGGTCGGGGCAGGTGGCCGAGGCCCTCGAGGAGACCGCCCAGGCCTCGCAGATCTTCCGCGACCTGGGCGACCCGTGGGGGCTGGCGGTCAGCCTGGCCACCCACGGCCGGGCCCTGGCCATGAGCGGCCAGGTCGACGAGGGCTTCGCCGCCATCGCCTCCTCGGACCACCGCCACGAGGCCGGGGAGCGTCCGTCCGACGTCGTCACCATGGCCACCCTCGCCCTGGCCGTCCAGGTCGGCGAGCCCGATCGGGCCGGTGCGACCGTCGAGGGCGACGCGCCCCGGGCGGGCGGCACCATGGGCCAGACCGAGGGCGACGTGACCTACGCCCTGGCCCAGCTCCAGTGCGGTCGGGTCGTCGACGTGCCCGACGCCGGCGACCGGGCCTACGGCCTGGCCGCCAGCGCCCTCGTCGCCGCGGCCGCGGGCCGCGCCGACGAGGCCCGGGAGCGGGCCGACGCGGTGGAGGGCTGCCCCGAGGCGACCTACCTCGACCGGGCCCTGGCCCAGGTGGCCGCAGCCATGACCGAGGTGGGGGCGGGCGACCTGGAGGGGGCCGTGGCCCACCTCGACCGGGCCGACGCCCTGGTCGGCACGACCGACGACCTGGTGGGCCGGGCCATGGTGGCCCTGGCCCGGGCGGTGGCGGCCGAGGTGGGCGGGGCCGCCTCGGCGGTGCAGGACCGGTCGGCGGCGGCCATCGCGGTGGCCCGCCTGGGCCTCACCTCGGAGGGCTGGGAGACCGCCTTCTCCCTCGCCGCCGGCTCCCGCCCCCACGCGACCGTCGACTGA
- a CDS encoding peroxiredoxin, giving the protein MAVRLGDDAPDFTAETTEGTLSFHEWKGDSWAVLFSHPKDFTPVCTTELGAVAGLKPEFDKRDTKVIGLSVDPVDSHGDWGQDIEDVTGNSLNFPLIADPERKVADLYDMIHPNANDTLTVRSVFVVGPDNKVKLTLTYPASTGRNFDELLRVIDSLQLTAKHKVATPADWKEGDDVIIAPALSDEEAKERFPDGWDAKKPYLRVTKQPS; this is encoded by the coding sequence ATGGCCGTACGCCTGGGCGACGACGCCCCCGACTTCACCGCCGAGACCACCGAGGGCACCCTCAGCTTCCACGAGTGGAAGGGCGACAGCTGGGCGGTGCTGTTCTCGCACCCCAAGGACTTCACGCCGGTCTGCACGACCGAGCTGGGTGCGGTGGCCGGCCTCAAGCCCGAGTTCGACAAGCGCGACACGAAGGTGATCGGCCTCTCGGTCGACCCCGTCGACAGCCACGGCGACTGGGGCCAGGACATCGAGGACGTCACCGGCAACAGCCTCAACTTCCCGCTCATCGCCGATCCCGAGCGCAAGGTCGCCGACCTCTACGACATGATCCACCCCAACGCCAACGACACCCTGACGGTGCGCTCGGTGTTCGTGGTGGGCCCCGACAACAAGGTGAAGCTGACCCTCACCTACCCGGCCTCCACCGGCCGCAACTTCGACGAGCTGCTGCGGGTCATCGACTCGCTCCAGCTCACCGCCAAGCACAAGGTGGCCACGCCGGCGGACTGGAAGGAGGGCGACGACGTCATCATCGCCCCCGCCCTCTCCGACGAGGAGGCCAAGGAGCGCTTCCCCGACGGCTGGGACGCCAAGAAGCCCTACCTCCGGGTCACCAAGCAGCCGAGCTAG
- a CDS encoding cation diffusion facilitator family transporter translates to MAAGGEGGTRAVLAAMAANLAVAVAKFAAFLVTGASSLLAESIHSVADTGNQALLLLGGRRAKKDADELHPFGYGRERYFWAFVVAIVLFTLGSVFAIYEGIHKIQHPEPLSDVRWAYGVLGFGLLVEGLSLRTAVRQANQVRGRSRWTTFIRNAKAPELPVVILEDAGALAGLVIALASVATADITGVEEWDGIGTVAIGVLLGIIAIVLVVEMKSLLIGESATRKDAEAIRAAIEIDPAVLRLIHMRTQHQGPEELVVGAKVELDHTLTFPEVAEVVNRIERNVRANVPLARIMYIEPDVTDARRAAPTVDEHEPGHQVPAELRELLATEARRGGLGEGIPLEPGTDT, encoded by the coding sequence ATGGCTGCAGGAGGTGAAGGCGGGACCCGGGCCGTGCTCGCGGCCATGGCCGCCAACCTGGCCGTCGCGGTGGCCAAGTTCGCCGCCTTCCTCGTCACCGGCGCCTCGTCGCTGCTGGCCGAGAGCATCCACTCGGTGGCCGACACCGGCAACCAGGCCCTGCTCCTCCTCGGCGGCCGGCGGGCGAAGAAGGACGCCGACGAGCTCCACCCGTTCGGCTACGGCCGGGAGCGGTACTTCTGGGCCTTCGTGGTGGCCATCGTGCTGTTCACCCTCGGGTCGGTCTTCGCGATCTACGAGGGCATCCACAAGATCCAGCACCCCGAACCGCTCTCCGACGTGCGCTGGGCCTACGGCGTCCTCGGCTTCGGCCTCCTCGTCGAGGGGCTCAGCCTCCGCACCGCCGTGCGCCAGGCGAACCAGGTCCGGGGACGGTCCCGGTGGACGACCTTCATCCGCAACGCCAAGGCCCCCGAGCTGCCCGTCGTCATCCTGGAGGACGCCGGGGCCCTGGCCGGCCTGGTCATCGCCCTCGCCTCGGTCGCCACCGCCGACATCACCGGCGTGGAGGAGTGGGACGGCATCGGCACCGTGGCCATCGGCGTGCTGCTCGGCATCATCGCCATCGTCCTGGTGGTGGAGATGAAGTCGCTGCTCATCGGGGAGTCGGCCACGCGCAAGGACGCCGAGGCCATCCGGGCCGCCATCGAGATCGATCCCGCCGTCCTCCGCCTGATCCACATGCGCACCCAGCACCAGGGCCCCGAGGAGCTGGTGGTGGGGGCCAAGGTCGAGCTCGACCACACCCTCACCTTCCCGGAGGTGGCCGAGGTGGTGAACCGCATCGAGCGCAACGTGCGGGCCAACGTCCCCCTGGCCCGGATCATGTACATCGAGCCCGACGTCACCGACGCGCGCCGGGCCGCGCCGACCGTCGACGAGCACGAGCCCGGCCACCAGGTGCCGGCCGAGCTGCGGGAGCTGCTCGCCACCGAGGCCCGCCGGGGCGGCCTGGGCGAGGGCATCCCCCTCGAGCCCGGCACCGACACCTGA